A genomic window from Leptolyngbya sp. NIES-2104 includes:
- a CDS encoding glycosyltransferase → MTTLPSISIIITVYNRAFFLGATIESVLAQTRKDFELLIWDDGSTDDSVAIARQYEQQDDRIRVVASCHQGLSPTLKAAVAATIAPFVGWVDSDDLLAPTALEETAAVLETLPQVGMVYTNYHLIDASGRDHGLGHTCKVPYSPKRLLVDFMTFHFRLIRRSMYERVGGIDPTYPTAEDYDLCLRLSEVTEIQHLARPLYFYRRHSANKTNEQMLTIQWTQRAIEAAIRRRNLDSHYQLHTRLVAYFSLQSRSTTPQPRKAVELVVPKPRTPLVSIVIPCHNAAPRLDACLKSCVAQTYPNLEILVVDNQSTDDSMLIAKHWSEQTERPIRILQCETLGANAARNWGFQQAKGDYIQWLDADDELEPKKLSLQVNALEQQVEVDVAFGDWEWQFVNQNQTTQFKFAGQQYSDMPLQMLWDNWRPPHCYLLRRSVAERLDRLQAWHPETRICMDREYFTIAALLGLRFQYVPGSLVRYHWWSANQLSRSRSYQERVVSRAQMFQRFRDLSEVRWAAGIPENYRFLLQQNWEIWLPAFTIHHKETHSVLKHSETNVELALSRPQQQIATALSSLSMPQTLEDLSRWVLRQIWSKLITRISEDSNALLTTQQLTEELAVQLGFSVPSFPTSVTDSDRNETGLLITPLLHDFPLFAPSFGEYRLIVQGFLESLRQHGWLKRLSR, encoded by the coding sequence ATGACCACTCTGCCCTCAATTTCGATCATTATCACGGTATACAATCGAGCGTTCTTCTTAGGTGCGACGATCGAGAGCGTGCTGGCACAGACGCGGAAGGATTTTGAGCTATTGATCTGGGATGATGGCTCGACGGATGATTCTGTCGCGATCGCACGACAGTATGAGCAGCAAGACGATCGTATTCGAGTCGTTGCAAGCTGCCATCAGGGACTCTCTCCCACTCTGAAAGCCGCAGTCGCAGCAACAATAGCACCATTTGTGGGCTGGGTCGATAGTGATGATTTATTAGCACCAACCGCGCTAGAAGAAACAGCCGCAGTTCTGGAAACACTGCCTCAAGTTGGCATGGTGTATACCAACTATCATTTGATTGATGCCAGCGGTCGCGATCATGGATTGGGTCATACCTGTAAAGTGCCTTATTCACCAAAGCGATTGTTAGTAGATTTTATGACGTTTCATTTTCGGTTGATTCGTCGATCAATGTACGAGCGAGTCGGGGGTATTGATCCCACTTATCCGACGGCTGAAGACTATGATTTATGTCTAAGACTTTCTGAAGTGACTGAAATTCAGCATCTTGCTCGTCCGTTGTATTTTTATCGTCGGCACTCCGCCAATAAGACCAACGAGCAGATGTTGACAATTCAGTGGACACAACGTGCAATTGAGGCTGCGATCCGCCGTCGAAATTTAGACAGCCACTATCAACTGCACACCCGACTGGTTGCCTATTTCTCACTTCAATCTCGCTCAACGACACCTCAGCCGCGGAAAGCGGTAGAACTGGTTGTTCCAAAACCCAGAACGCCGCTGGTGTCGATCGTCATTCCTTGTCATAACGCTGCACCACGACTCGATGCCTGCCTCAAAAGCTGCGTCGCGCAAACTTACCCGAATCTGGAAATTCTTGTCGTTGATAATCAGTCAACCGATGATTCAATGTTGATCGCCAAACACTGGAGTGAACAGACGGAGCGCCCGATTCGGATTCTACAGTGTGAAACTCTGGGAGCCAATGCAGCAAGAAATTGGGGATTTCAACAAGCAAAAGGGGACTACATCCAATGGTTAGATGCAGACGACGAACTTGAGCCAAAAAAACTGTCGCTCCAGGTCAATGCACTCGAACAGCAGGTTGAGGTGGATGTGGCATTTGGCGATTGGGAATGGCAGTTTGTCAATCAGAATCAGACAACACAGTTCAAATTTGCTGGACAACAATACTCGGATATGCCATTACAAATGCTGTGGGACAATTGGCGACCCCCGCACTGTTATCTCTTGCGACGCTCTGTAGCAGAGCGGCTAGATCGCCTGCAAGCATGGCATCCAGAAACCAGAATCTGTATGGATCGGGAGTATTTTACGATCGCTGCACTGCTAGGGTTGCGGTTTCAATACGTGCCTGGGTCGCTGGTGCGGTATCACTGGTGGTCAGCGAATCAACTCAGCCGGAGTCGATCGTACCAAGAGCGAGTTGTGAGCCGTGCCCAAATGTTTCAACGGTTTCGCGATTTATCAGAAGTTCGGTGGGCAGCAGGAATTCCAGAGAATTATCGCTTCCTTCTACAGCAGAATTGGGAGATATGGCTGCCTGCCTTTACAATCCACCACAAGGAGACTCACTCAGTTCTTAAACATTCTGAGACGAATGTAGAACTTGCACTATCCCGACCTCAGCAGCAAATTGCAACGGCACTTTCATCGCTCTCCATGCCACAGACGTTAGAGGATCTGTCGCGTTGGGTACTGCGGCAAATTTGGAGTAAGTTGATTACAAGAATAAGCGAGGATTCTAATGCCTTGCTCACAACTCAACAGTTAACGGAGGAATTAGCTGTTCAACTTGGATTTTCAGTGCCATCTTTTCCAACCTCGGTGACTGATAGTGATAGAAATGAGACAGGCTTACTCATTACACCATTGCTGCATGACTTTCCCCTCTTTGCCCCCTCATTTGGTGAGTACCGCCTGATTGTTCAAGGTTTTCTTGAGTCTCTGCGACAGCATGGATGGCTAAAGCGTCTTAGTCGCTAG
- a CDS encoding protelomerase family protein, which yields MGRSAWLDHAITHKYLPFIQSLAESEGDRQRLQDFTVQMRDHWATQHSKPRLDQQQRLMDMTRRAIKDALGEDHWSLEIVGLSKQEYAEINDRKQGNVAKRNEQVQFLHDPDAIAARAVQLIGQPDWADIAAGLAVLTGRRSAELLSTARFEVKSKWSVTFRGAVKRRGEKGLAFEIPTLATAKRVVTAIEKLRRELPQAVEMPADEVNAKFGQAVARSCDQNFQGLVPTREGKDNLYTHLFRSVYACIATFWYCPPTVDATEFKAAIQGHFQILDEEDGELKRSLTASRHYSDYEIADKVIALYNGKRKGIKLGHGGVVAIEMFSQASLEQAKQALEALPPRRKVGQLRIFQQERDRWSKVLETISPEGTQPEKAQKLLEWIEERLNAADLTQEAEENTQQVESTEERPQQVVEAQKLQADDPLRQDIQQLVGAIQQLVALQQATISQPAPKAKRIQSEKPQPKPEKPLSAPVESAKRTKSSTESSQRLIDDWIGAIMDYNDKRDRLHDQKWAITISLLKSVGGSQPRIEKTLRERSDVQEHHQRHQIDPERHNLKHRGKHKVTDVITLVGSDE from the coding sequence ATGGGTCGCTCCGCTTGGCTCGATCATGCGATCACACATAAGTATTTGCCCTTTATTCAGTCTCTGGCTGAGTCTGAGGGCGATCGTCAACGGTTGCAAGACTTTACAGTGCAGATGCGCGATCACTGGGCAACGCAACACAGTAAGCCCAGGCTTGACCAACAACAAAGACTGATGGATATGACTCGTCGAGCCATTAAGGATGCGCTGGGAGAAGATCATTGGTCACTGGAGATTGTGGGGCTTTCTAAGCAGGAGTATGCCGAAATTAACGATCGCAAACAAGGCAATGTCGCTAAGCGCAATGAACAGGTGCAGTTTCTTCATGACCCCGATGCGATCGCGGCGCGGGCTGTCCAATTAATCGGGCAGCCAGATTGGGCGGATATTGCCGCTGGGTTGGCAGTGCTGACGGGACGACGCTCGGCTGAATTGCTTTCGACCGCTCGGTTTGAAGTCAAGTCGAAATGGTCGGTGACGTTTCGGGGGGCGGTGAAACGGCGCGGGGAGAAGGGGTTGGCGTTTGAAATTCCGACGCTGGCGACGGCGAAACGTGTCGTGACGGCGATCGAGAAACTACGCCGGGAATTACCCCAAGCAGTGGAGATGCCCGCTGATGAAGTGAATGCCAAGTTTGGGCAGGCGGTGGCGCGATCATGCGATCAAAACTTTCAAGGTCTCGTGCCGACGAGGGAAGGCAAGGATAATTTGTACACGCACTTGTTTCGCTCCGTGTATGCCTGTATTGCCACCTTTTGGTATTGCCCACCGACCGTTGATGCGACTGAGTTTAAGGCAGCAATTCAAGGGCACTTTCAGATTCTCGATGAAGAGGATGGTGAGTTGAAGCGATCCCTGACGGCTTCACGTCACTACAGCGATTATGAGATTGCAGACAAGGTGATCGCGCTCTACAACGGTAAACGTAAAGGCATTAAGTTGGGGCATGGAGGAGTGGTGGCAATTGAGATGTTTAGTCAGGCAAGCTTGGAGCAGGCAAAACAGGCGCTTGAAGCTCTGCCGCCTCGTCGGAAAGTGGGGCAGTTGCGGATTTTTCAACAGGAGCGCGATCGCTGGTCGAAGGTGTTGGAGACGATTTCACCGGAGGGGACGCAACCGGAAAAGGCACAGAAACTGCTGGAATGGATTGAAGAACGGTTGAATGCGGCGGATTTGACCCAGGAAGCAGAAGAGAACACCCAACAGGTAGAATCGACTGAAGAACGACCTCAACAGGTTGTGGAGGCTCAAAAGCTCCAGGCAGATGACCCATTGCGTCAGGATATTCAACAACTGGTCGGGGCGATTCAACAATTGGTGGCGCTACAACAAGCGACGATCTCTCAGCCAGCACCAAAGGCAAAACGAATCCAGTCCGAGAAGCCACAACCAAAACCGGAAAAACCACTGAGCGCCCCGGTTGAATCGGCGAAACGCACGAAGTCCTCGACTGAAAGTAGTCAACGGCTGATCGATGATTGGATTGGGGCGATTATGGACTATAACGATAAACGAGATCGACTCCATGATCAGAAATGGGCGATTACGATTTCACTCTTGAAGAGTGTTGGGGGATCTCAGCCTAGAATCGAAAAAACGCTGAGGGAACGCAGTGATGTCCAGGAGCATCACCAAAGACATCAAATTGACCCGGAGAGGCATAACCTCAAACATCGGGGGAAACACAAAGTTACCGATGTGATTACGCTGGTAGGATCAGATGAATGA
- a CDS encoding DUF5674 family protein: protein MIEILQSRATPEQMTSMLEVLGIYVKLGVDIDREVIAGGGELHADCEKVLLKSGSRQADVWGADWYPFSQTIGYESIINIRANANNRSMKIQDPVIRSRIEDIVYRYLGGVEWQSTGTI, encoded by the coding sequence ATGATTGAAATTCTTCAGAGTCGCGCCACACCAGAGCAGATGACCTCCATGCTGGAAGTACTGGGCATCTATGTTAAGTTAGGGGTTGACATTGATCGCGAGGTGATAGCCGGAGGCGGAGAGCTTCATGCAGACTGTGAGAAAGTGCTGCTTAAGTCTGGGAGTCGGCAAGCCGACGTGTGGGGCGCGGATTGGTATCCCTTCAGTCAAACGATTGGGTATGAGTCCATCATCAACATCCGAGCGAATGCAAACAATCGCTCAATGAAGATCCAAGACCCGGTGATTCGATCGCGAATTGAGGACATAGTTTATCGGTATTTAGGCGGTGTGGAATGGCAATCAACTGGGACAATCTGA
- a CDS encoding XisH family protein has protein sequence MAKDRFHYVVRTALEKEGWRVTDDPYVINIDDVEFEIDLAAEELLAAEREGRKIAVEVKSFISPSNTSEFHTALGQFLNYRDALDQMEPDRQLYLAVREPIYTSFFQRRFIVSAVKRYQLRLVIYDVQQEVVLQWL, from the coding sequence ATGGCAAAAGACCGATTTCATTATGTGGTCAGAACCGCATTGGAAAAAGAGGGCTGGAGAGTTACCGATGATCCCTACGTCATCAATATTGATGATGTCGAGTTCGAGATTGACTTAGCGGCAGAAGAACTTTTGGCGGCAGAGCGAGAGGGACGCAAAATCGCCGTAGAAGTGAAAAGCTTTATCAGCCCCTCTAACACTTCCGAATTTCACACCGCTTTGGGTCAGTTTCTGAACTATCGGGATGCGCTTGACCAGATGGAGCCAGACCGCCAGCTCTACCTTGCCGTTCGTGAGCCAATCTACACCAGCTTTTTCCAACGCCGCTTTATTGTGTCAGCAGTGAAACGCTATCAACTGCGATTGGTGATCTATGATGTTCAACAAGAGGTGGTACTCCAATGGCTGTAG
- a CDS encoding XisI protein — protein sequence MAVEQYRQYIQRLLSERRSRSFKPHNAQEYEVQTIFDTEQDHYQLLYVGWRGTRRDFGCILHLDIKDGKIWIQHDGTEEGIANRLVEFGVPKQDIILAFHEPEVRQFTDFGAASFDPVSSK from the coding sequence ATGGCTGTAGAGCAATATCGGCAGTATATTCAACGACTGCTCTCCGAGCGACGATCGCGTTCCTTCAAACCCCATAATGCCCAAGAGTATGAGGTTCAGACGATCTTCGACACTGAGCAGGATCATTATCAACTGCTTTATGTTGGGTGGCGAGGAACCCGACGTGATTTCGGGTGCATCCTGCATCTAGATATCAAAGATGGCAAGATTTGGATTCAGCATGATGGCACGGAAGAAGGAATTGCCAATCGTTTAGTGGAATTTGGTGTGCCGAAACAAGATATTATCCTGGCATTCCATGAACCTGAAGTGCGGCAATTCACCGATTTTGGCGCTGCTTCCTTTGATCCCGTTTCATCAAAGTAG
- a CDS encoding Ig-like domain-containing protein, giving the protein MNGTTVKDASVSPNVVGAEWTLEGVADLDGNGKTDLFWRHNSRFETVTWLMNGMTPVQGGLLPASVPLNWKIEGFGDFSGDGNADVLWRNTNSGEVVAWMFGSSPSGGNVQIIQGDFLSHQNQRLSQPLEWQAIGIDDFTGDSNLDIVWRHGTTGEIIVWEINGLRMIRSITFSDASLRNLSQRAIGTTNRPVIPTLPVLETTPPTVEIALANDTGTVGDRITRVPTINGRIVDQGGLLEVFASLNDRSFINILSWLAPDGTVTLDQTQLGTLFGGAITDGSYQLRIRAKDRSGNLTSTVDTPFRWTLDTTAPTATLNLDRATDTGRRDDDFRTSSQTPRFFGTVESGAQLQLWFNDVPISPTIHNGSWQINAPILSDNAYRVRAVAIDQAGNSQEIVLPSSLVIDTQTVTPTISQVAASTSGAVNQRTVSGTAEADAIVSLYAGTVLIGTAQTDADGRWQLETSVLNDGSYPIVAKAIDVAGNESAASAPLVVAIGLKPNAPQNVRLLPETDSGASSTDNITRILQPKITGTAATGTTIKLYRDNQVIGQTLAGSTGDWTIPLIAELPSGRQTLQLTASNAIGESAATGFEFVIDAIRPTLSLQLLNADQLNAIADGVTIGMGSRLLGTVEGTGSGVSRLTYQLGDLLEREIQVSADGLFNQLIDLSGAVSGTNTLTLSVIDVAGNVQTQTYTIAVDVRPVAPEAPGMVARLRQDTGASATDGWTTTPEILGVLQGGIGTLEIQLMSGTFTSEFVDIASLLNANGTFTINEARLASLYGGELGDGSYTVQLRSMIAGTTTNQSVQFNLDRTTPETIFIGMTNGTEWERGKPLEAQVKDKSEIAIEYWFETTEGTRIDGRTVSVTNEELNHAVPEFAAENSTLQKERPYDLVMTSTDLAGNQQRSRFQFFLKSDRRVVDDDLWEEPPSDDPPNPDPELPGYVGPGGGWGSWGNGGFAGDGGGVSRIGSGGFAISGDTDGDGDPDQRIIVFEGCGYEYSYYSSVSEIVETAVDSISFHPQTVHKKAALHNRRNLLDAIASRIERLIWQDGDFRNDQSLIDRFQPVMEGLFVDAYDPRGEDAGVSECYAPWAGRWLAQELVRDERSVRVQVFQATLLAVVTEVLKDHPVVAESIQHQQLVDAVLELGKTYAWLNPDAETAIPIEDKDFAFLNQLWRLQMPDASGSFAQDASAVLQQSVEALTRLLTSVDDPARAIEFISRLIVSATYATALKEGTTPDIKNQTFLRELNEFGFVAARVNLRTTLEAPKAGEFLEALWQGRGLSIAHEGLNDFFSGTVERVKLMNYAERLVQATQQVQGLNLQTQKKDPRFLSHLLNLGSAYVALHLKEIGSNATDPKLFLNTLWQGQNLQKGATELETYLAQFEGNDLNLLKGSSNLLRVLNSISNPYIQSEIQDVVVTRNWLHEFAFHANLKLALREGEIILNPGDFHNAIWEASAANQQRSLAEQLYRFINPNEILVASNSDELLIAQDVWEGVQGGLGSLLGGIVTLGGGVLYFITDASGKIIRTVFHTEGDEDDRTEGQKKTQEAVGELLQDAVPTDQQGRPLRPGQRQKGIVDNYVKEPGNNAEEAANRDFDRFAGKLQKTPKDQGGGKRSVDLPDGGSAGVYPTAKSTGEPSIQINLNQGNINGKTTIKIRYSRLKATLIIPIA; this is encoded by the coding sequence ATGAATGGCACAACGGTGAAAGATGCCTCGGTGTCACCCAATGTTGTGGGAGCAGAATGGACTCTTGAAGGAGTTGCAGATCTTGATGGCAACGGTAAAACGGATCTGTTTTGGCGACACAATAGCCGATTTGAAACTGTTACTTGGTTGATGAATGGCATGACTCCAGTTCAGGGTGGACTTTTACCCGCTTCTGTTCCATTGAACTGGAAAATTGAAGGGTTTGGAGATTTCAGCGGCGACGGCAATGCAGATGTGCTTTGGCGGAACACAAATAGTGGCGAGGTTGTGGCTTGGATGTTTGGATCAAGCCCATCTGGTGGAAATGTTCAAATCATTCAAGGAGATTTCCTATCTCACCAAAATCAGCGACTGTCTCAACCGCTTGAGTGGCAGGCGATTGGCATTGATGACTTTACGGGAGATTCCAATCTTGACATTGTATGGCGACACGGCACAACCGGAGAAATCATTGTCTGGGAGATCAATGGACTGAGAATGATCCGAAGCATTACCTTCAGTGATGCAAGTTTACGCAATCTCAGTCAACGAGCGATCGGGACCACCAATCGTCCTGTGATTCCCACACTGCCCGTTCTAGAAACCACACCGCCGACTGTAGAAATTGCCTTGGCAAATGATACGGGTACAGTCGGAGACCGCATCACTCGTGTACCCACTATTAATGGACGCATTGTTGATCAAGGTGGTTTGTTAGAAGTATTCGCGAGTCTTAACGATCGCTCATTTATCAATATTCTGAGTTGGCTTGCGCCAGATGGCACGGTAACGCTCGATCAGACCCAGCTAGGAACGCTGTTTGGTGGAGCGATCACGGATGGTAGCTATCAACTCAGAATTCGTGCCAAAGATCGCTCTGGAAATCTCACAAGTACTGTTGACACTCCGTTCCGTTGGACGCTCGATACAACTGCTCCGACTGCGACCCTGAATTTAGATCGAGCCACTGATACCGGACGCAGAGATGATGATTTCCGCACAAGCAGTCAAACTCCTCGATTCTTTGGAACCGTGGAGTCAGGAGCACAGTTGCAGTTGTGGTTCAACGATGTGCCAATCAGTCCAACCATTCATAATGGGAGCTGGCAAATTAATGCTCCCATCCTGTCTGATAATGCTTATCGAGTTCGAGCGGTCGCGATCGATCAAGCAGGCAATTCACAAGAAATCGTGTTGCCGTCGTCGTTGGTGATTGATACACAGACGGTAACACCCACCATTTCACAAGTCGCTGCTTCGACATCGGGTGCCGTCAATCAACGCACGGTAAGCGGAACTGCTGAAGCCGATGCGATCGTGTCGCTCTATGCGGGAACTGTGCTAATTGGAACCGCACAAACTGATGCAGATGGAAGATGGCAGCTTGAAACGAGCGTGCTGAATGATGGCAGTTATCCGATCGTTGCCAAAGCGATCGATGTCGCGGGTAATGAAAGCGCCGCATCAGCACCACTCGTTGTTGCAATTGGACTCAAACCCAATGCGCCCCAAAATGTCCGATTGCTGCCGGAAACGGATTCAGGCGCAAGCAGCACCGACAACATTACGCGCATTTTGCAGCCCAAAATTACAGGGACAGCAGCGACAGGCACAACGATCAAACTGTATCGAGACAATCAGGTCATCGGACAAACGCTGGCAGGTTCCACGGGGGACTGGACAATCCCGCTAATCGCTGAGTTACCGTCCGGACGACAAACATTGCAATTGACGGCAAGCAATGCGATCGGGGAAAGTGCAGCAACTGGGTTTGAGTTTGTGATTGATGCAATACGTCCTACACTGTCGCTGCAATTGCTAAACGCAGATCAGTTGAATGCAATCGCGGATGGTGTAACGATTGGAATGGGGTCTCGCTTGCTCGGAACGGTTGAAGGGACAGGATCAGGCGTGTCTCGATTGACCTATCAATTAGGCGATCTACTAGAACGCGAGATTCAGGTTTCTGCGGATGGATTGTTCAATCAATTGATCGATCTCAGTGGTGCGGTCAGTGGAACGAATACATTGACATTGAGCGTAATCGATGTCGCTGGCAATGTTCAAACCCAAACCTATACAATTGCGGTTGATGTGCGTCCGGTTGCCCCAGAAGCACCTGGAATGGTCGCACGATTGCGACAGGATACGGGAGCGAGTGCAACCGATGGGTGGACGACGACACCAGAGATTTTAGGGGTGCTTCAAGGTGGAATCGGAACGCTCGAAATTCAATTGATGTCGGGCACATTCACCAGTGAATTTGTTGATATTGCTTCGCTGCTGAATGCGAATGGAACGTTTACGATCAATGAAGCTCGTTTGGCGAGTTTGTACGGAGGTGAACTCGGTGATGGCTCGTACACGGTGCAACTGCGCTCTATGATCGCGGGCACGACGACGAATCAATCGGTGCAGTTTAATCTCGATCGCACGACACCGGAAACGATTTTTATCGGGATGACGAACGGAACCGAGTGGGAGCGTGGTAAACCGCTCGAAGCTCAAGTCAAAGATAAAAGTGAGATTGCGATCGAGTATTGGTTCGAGACGACTGAGGGAACGAGAATCGACGGACGAACCGTGTCGGTGACGAACGAGGAATTGAATCATGCGGTGCCAGAGTTTGCAGCAGAGAATTCGACACTGCAAAAGGAGCGCCCGTACGATTTGGTGATGACCAGTACAGATTTGGCAGGCAATCAGCAACGATCTCGCTTTCAGTTTTTCTTGAAGAGCGATCGCAGAGTCGTCGATGATGATCTGTGGGAAGAGCCACCGTCTGATGATCCACCGAATCCCGACCCAGAGCTTCCGGGTTATGTCGGTCCTGGAGGGGGCTGGGGGTCCTGGGGTAACGGGGGCTTCGCTGGTGATGGAGGTGGTGTATCGCGCATCGGCTCAGGAGGGTTTGCGATCAGTGGGGACACAGATGGCGACGGTGATCCGGATCAGCGAATTATTGTGTTCGAGGGCTGCGGATATGAATACAGCTACTATAGCAGCGTTTCGGAGATAGTGGAAACGGCTGTAGACAGTATCAGTTTTCATCCTCAAACCGTGCATAAAAAAGCAGCGCTCCACAATCGGCGCAATCTTTTAGACGCGATCGCGTCTAGAATTGAGCGATTGATTTGGCAGGACGGTGACTTTAGGAATGATCAGTCATTAATCGATCGCTTTCAGCCCGTGATGGAAGGATTGTTTGTCGATGCTTATGATCCTCGTGGTGAAGACGCAGGTGTGAGCGAATGTTACGCACCGTGGGCGGGACGCTGGTTGGCACAGGAGCTGGTACGTGATGAACGGTCTGTGCGGGTGCAGGTGTTTCAGGCGACACTGTTGGCGGTGGTGACGGAAGTGCTGAAAGACCATCCGGTGGTGGCTGAGTCAATTCAGCATCAGCAGTTAGTCGATGCGGTGCTGGAGTTGGGTAAGACGTATGCGTGGCTCAATCCTGATGCGGAAACGGCGATTCCAATCGAGGACAAAGACTTCGCGTTTCTCAATCAGTTGTGGCGGCTGCAAATGCCGGACGCATCGGGCAGTTTTGCACAGGATGCGAGTGCTGTGCTTCAGCAAAGCGTAGAGGCACTAACGCGATTATTGACTAGCGTAGATGATCCCGCAAGGGCAATTGAATTTATCAGTCGCTTGATCGTCTCTGCGACCTACGCCACGGCATTGAAAGAAGGTACAACACCAGACATCAAGAACCAGACATTTCTACGCGAGTTGAATGAGTTTGGGTTTGTGGCGGCAAGAGTGAATTTAAGGACGACGCTGGAAGCGCCGAAAGCGGGTGAGTTTTTGGAGGCGTTGTGGCAAGGGAGAGGGTTGTCGATCGCTCATGAGGGATTGAATGACTTCTTCAGTGGAACAGTTGAACGTGTTAAGTTGATGAACTACGCGGAACGACTGGTGCAAGCAACGCAGCAAGTTCAAGGGCTAAATTTGCAAACTCAGAAAAAAGACCCACGGTTTCTTAGCCATTTGCTCAACTTAGGTAGTGCTTATGTAGCGCTACACCTAAAGGAGATAGGCTCCAATGCAACTGATCCAAAGCTTTTCTTAAACACTTTATGGCAAGGTCAAAATCTTCAAAAGGGAGCTACAGAGCTAGAAACTTATCTAGCTCAATTTGAAGGTAATGATCTAAATCTTCTAAAAGGAAGCAGCAATCTTCTTCGGGTATTAAATTCGATTTCAAACCCCTATATTCAGTCAGAAATTCAGGATGTTGTTGTAACACGGAATTGGCTTCATGAGTTCGCATTCCATGCTAATTTGAAGCTCGCTCTACGTGAGGGTGAAATCATCCTCAATCCAGGTGATTTCCACAATGCAATTTGGGAGGCTTCAGCGGCTAATCAGCAACGAAGTTTAGCAGAGCAACTTTATCGCTTCATTAACCCAAATGAAATTCTTGTTGCTTCCAATAGTGATGAACTACTAATCGCACAAGATGTGTGGGAAGGTGTGCAAGGAGGATTAGGTTCACTACTTGGAGGAATAGTAACGCTGGGAGGTGGAGTTTTATATTTCATTACTGATGCATCAGGAAAGATTATTAGGACTGTATTCCATACAGAGGGTGATGAAGATGATCGAACTGAAGGTCAAAAGAAAACTCAAGAAGCAGTAGGAGAATTATTGCAAGATGCAGTTCCGACTGATCAGCAAGGAAGACCGTTAAGACCAGGTCAAAGACAGAAGGGCATAGTAGATAATTATGTTAAGGAACCTGGCAATAATGCGGAAGAAGCAGCTAATCGAGACTTCGATCGATTTGCTGGTAAACTACAGAAAACACCTAAAGATCAAGGTGGCGGGAAACGCTCAGTTGACCTACCTGATGGTGGTAGCGCTGGAGTCTATCCAACAGCTAAATCAACTGGAGAACCTTCTATTCAAATCAATTTGAATCAAGGTAATATCAATGGAAAAACAACAATCAAAATTCGATATAGCAGGCTTAAAGCAACGCTCATAATTCCAATTGCATGA